GAAGAGGCCGCCGAAGCGCAGGCCGCCCGCCTCCGGGGCGCGCCGGACGACGAAGGTCAGGTCCCACGCCGTCCCCGGGGCGCCTCGGACGAGGTGGCCGACCTCGCCCGCTTCCGGGCCGAGGCCGCCGAGCCGCCACCCGGCCGGCGCCGCGCCGTTCCCGACCCGGCCGAAGCCGCCGGTTCGCGGCGGCGGCGCGCGGCGCCCGATCCCGACGATGACGGCGATGCGCGCCGGCGCCGTGCGGCACTGGATCCCGAAGCCGCCGTCGACCCCCGTCTCGGGGCGCCGGAACCCCCGAGGCGGTCCGTCCAGCCGGGTGACCGGTCTGTCGGCGTGCCCGAACCCGGTGCGGAGCCCCCGCGGCGCCGTCGTCCGCCGCCCCCGCCGGCGCGCGAGGAACCGGTGACCGACATCATCCCCGCGCAGGCCCCGCCGCCCCCGGCCGAGCCGGCGCACGAGGAGCCCGAAGAGTTCTTCGCCGAGGACGACGAGTACGCGGAGTACGACGACTACGACGAGTACGCCGACGACTACGAGTACGAAGACGAAGCCGAGTACGAAGACGACTACGAGGAAGAGCCGAAGAAGCCGCGCAAGAAGAAGGGCAAGCGCGCCCTCGGCTGGGTCGCCGCGCTCGTGGTGATCGTGCTGCTCGCGGGCGGTGCCTACTACGGCTTCAACAAGATCTTCGGCTACGACGACTTCGAGGGCGCCGGCGACGGGGACGTGCTGTTCCAGGTCGACGACGGCGACTCGACGTCGGCGATCGGCGCGAAGCTCGCCACGGCGGGCGTCGTCGCCAGCGGCAAGGCGTTCGTCAAGGCCGGCGAGGACAACCCGAAGCTGGCCCGGATCCAGCACGGCTTCTACGTGATGAAGTCGCACATGTCGGGGGCCAGCGCGGTCGACCGGATCACCGACACGGCCGCGCGCGTCGGCCAGCTGGAGATCCGGCCGTACACGCAGTTCGACGACATCACCCAGCCCGACGGCAAGGTCACGCCCGGCGTGTACAGCCTGATGGCGAAGGCGTCGTGCGCGCAGATCAACGGCAAGAGCACGTGCGTGACCACCGACGACCTGCGCAAGGTGGTCGACGGCGCGGACCTCAAGACGCTCGGCGTGCCCGACTGGGCGATCGAGCCCGCCAACAAGGCCGACCGCAAGGACCGGCGGCTCGAAGGCCTGATCGCGCCCGGTCTCTACGACGTCCGGCCCGGGGCGACCGCGCAGGAGATCATCGGGCAGCTGGTGCGCAGCTCGACCGAGGCGATCCAGAACGCCGGGCTGAGCCCGCAGTCGACCGGCCCCGGGATGACGCCGTACCAGACGCTGATCATCGCCTCGATCATCGAGCGCGAAGCGGTGAAGGCCGACTTCGGCAAGCTCTCGCGGGTGATCTACAACCGGCTGGCCATCAACATGCGGCTGCAGATGGACTCCACGGTCAACTACGTCCTGGACCGCCCGACCCTGGCGACCGACGACGGCGACCGGGAGAAGGCCGGGGCGTACAACACCTACAAGATCGCGGGCCTGACCCCGACGCCGATCTCGGTGCCCAGCCCCGACGCCATCCAGGCGGCGGTGCACCCGGCGGCGGGCGACTGGGTGTACTTCGTCAAGTGCGAGAAGAACGGCCTTTCCTGCTTCGCGGTTTCGTTCGACGACCACAGGAAGAACGTCAACCTGGCCAAGGAACGCGGTGTCTTCTGAGCCACGCAAGGCCGCGGTGCTGGGCAAGCCGGTGGCACACTCGCTGTCCCCGGTGCTGCACGGCGCCGCGTTCGCCGCGCTCGGCCTGACCGGCTGGACCTACGAGCGGATCGAGACGAGCGCCGAGGAGCTCCCCGGCCTGGTCGCCGGCCTCGGCCCCGAGTGGGCCGGGCTCTCGGTGACCATGCCGGGCAAGCGCGCGGCGCTGGACCACGCGGACGAGGTGACGTCGCGCGCGGCCGCGGTCGGCGCGGCCAACACCCTGGTCCACACGGCCAAGGGCTGGCTCGCGGACTGCACCGACGTCGACGGCGTCACCGGGGCACTGCGCGTGGCAGGCGGCTACGAGCCGTCGCCGGCGGACACCGCGGTCGTGCTCGGTGCGGGCGGTACGGCGGCCGCCGCGGTGGTCGGGCTCGCCGCGCTGGGCGTGCGGCAGGTGCGCCTGGTCGTGCGGGATCCCGCACGGGCCGCCGAAACCCTGGACGCGGCGAAGCGGGCCTCGCTCGACGTCGACGTGCTTCGCTGGTCCGACGCGGACTTCGCGGCCTTGGGGTCCGCGGCGGTGCTGGTGAACACCGTGCCGCCGGACGCCGTCCTCCCGCACGTGGCCGACCTCGCGGCGATCGCGCACGTCCTCGACGTCATCTACCACCCGTGGCCGACGCCGCTCGCCGAGGCCGTCGCGGCGCGCGGCGGCCGGCTCGCGACCGGGCTGGACATGCTGCTGCACCAGGCGTTCGGGCAGGCCGAGCACTTCACCGGCCGTCCGGCCCCGCGGGCGGCGATGCGCGACGCCCTGCGCGCGGCCACCGGGAACATGCTGCCGCTGCCGATCGACTGAAATTCACCTGAAGAAGATCCTTCTCCCTGATATTCTGGCCGACTGCCTTGCGCACGGGCGGTCCCGTGCGCACGTCCCCGGCCACCGGCCGCGCGGGACGTAATTCCTGCTGGAGAAGGGGAGTCATGACCAGCCAAGAAGCGTTGAGCGAAGACGAGATCGAAACGGGGTGGGTGGCCGGCGAGGCGCCGCAGCTCAATTCCACGGTCACCCTCGTCGACTACGACCCGGAGTGGCCGAGGCTCTTCGAGCGCGAGGCCGAGCGGATCCGGGGCGTGCTGGGCGAGCAGGTGCTCGTCCTGGAGCACGTCGGGTCGACGTCGGTGCCGGGCCTGTGCGCCAAGCCCTGCGTCGACATCCTCCTCGAAGTGCCGGACTCCGACGACGAGGACGCCTACCTCCCGGCACTGGTGGCCGCCGGCTACCGGCTCGTGATCCGTGAGCCGGACTGGGAGAAGCACCGCTGCTTCAAGGGCCCGGACACGAACATCAACCTGCACGTGTACTCGCCGGGCAACGGCCAGACACCGCGCTACCGGCTCTTCCGCGACCGCCTGCGGTCGCACCCGGAGGAGCTGGCGCTCTACGCGGCGAAGAAGCGTGAGCTGGGTTCACGGGAGTGGAAGTACATCCAGCAGTACGCCGACGCCAAGACGGAGGTGGTCGAGGAGATCATCGGCCGCGCGCGAGCCGAGCAGTACGACGGCTACAGCGAGGCCTACGCCGAGCACGCGGAGAAGAGCATCACCAACGCGTACTACGACCGGCCGGCGATCGTGGACCTGGCGGGCGACGTCGAAGGCCTGAGCGTGCTGGACGTCGGCTGCGCGGCCGGGCACCTCAGCGCGCTGCTGGCCGAACGCGGCGCCGGCGTCCTCGGCATCGACTCGAGTGCGGGCATGGTCGCCGTGGCGCGCGAGAAGTTCGGGGACGTCGCCCGCTTCGAGCAGGTCGACGTCTCCCGGCCGCTCGAGCTGCCGGACGCCTCGATCGACGTCATCACGGCGTCACTCGTCCTGCACTACCTGCCGGACTGGGGGCCGACGCTTTCGGAGTTCCGCCGGGTGCTGAAGCCCGGCGGGGCGCTGGTGTTCTCGGTGCACCACCCGGGCGAGGACTGGCGCTGGTTCGACAAGGACGACTACTTCCAGCTCGAACTGCTCGAAGACGACTTCGGCCTCGACGGGAAACCGCACCCGGTCCGGTTCTACCGGCGCCCGCTGAGCTGGACGTTCCAGGCGGTCCGGGACGCCGGGTTCGCGGTCGACCGGCTGGTAGAGCCGATGCCGTCACCCGAGGCGGCCGAGCTGGATCCGAAGTGGGCGGCGAACCTCCGGACGAAGCCGCGGTTCCTCTACTTCCGGGCGGTCAGTCCTTCTTAGCGAGGTCCTGGATGAGGTCGACGATCTCCCGGCTGACCGGGCGGAACACCCGCAGCCGGGAGAGCGCGGCCAGCCGGGCGATCAGCGGGACGCTGCGCTCCACCAGCATGCGGCTGCGCTTCTGCCCGGCCGAGCGGTCGTGGACCCAGAACAGCACCACGCCCATCTGGTAGAGCCAGAGCAGCTCGGGCAGCTGGTCGCGCAGTTCCGGGTCGAGCTTGACGTCGGAGCCGTCGACGACCTCGCGCATGAGGCCGATCGACGCTTCGCGGGCGGCCGAGGAGTCGTCGCTGAACGGGCTCAGCGGCGACTCCGGGTCGGCCGCGTTGACGAAGAACTGCGTGCCGAAGCGGTGGTGGGGCTCGGCGATGTCCAGCCAGCACAGCAGCACGGTCTTCAGGCGGGCGGCGAAGGCGGTCTCGCCGCCGATCCGGGCACGGGCCGCGTCGAGGTGCTGTCTCGCGATCTCGTCGTAGAAGCCCTGGATCAGCTGTTCCTTCGAGGAGAAGTAGTAGTAGGCGTTCCCGACGGAGACGCCCGCTCCGGCGGCGATCGCGCGCATCGTCGTGCGGTCGTAGCCGTTCTCGGTGAACAGCCGCATCGCGGTCGTGACGATCAGGGACCGCGTTTCCTCGCTCTTGGCCACGCGCAGCACGTTAGCGCCGGGCACGTCAGGGCGCGGGGAAGGGCGGGGCCTGCGGCATGCCGGGGTACGGCTGCGGGGCGGGCCGCGGTCCGGGTGCCGGGGCCAGGTGCCGGCGCCGGATGCCGTTGAAGACCAGCACGTTGGTCAGGTGCATCGCGCCGAGGATCAGCGCGACGACGCCGACCTTCACCGAGAGCAGCTCGAACACCTCGCGCGCGGTGGGCACCTCGGCGTGGCTGGTCAGGAAGAGCGTCACGAAGCCGAGGCTGACCAGGTAGAAGCCGACGACCAGGAGCTGGTTGACGGCGTGGGCCAGGGCGGGGCTGTCGGCGAAGACCTCCGCGAGGAAGGCGCGGCCGTGCTTGCTCAGCGTCCGGGCCACGAGCACGGTCAGCGGGATGGTGATCAGCAGGTAGAGGGCGTATGCCACGACTATGCGGTCCATGGTTCCTCCAAGTTTTGAACGTGTTCAAGAAGTACCGTAGCCCTGGTTTTGAACGTGTTCAAGAGGGCGGGATCACGTCGGTCGTTCACCGGGTGCTCACCCGGCCGGGCGGATTCCGGCATAGGGTGACCGCCGACTGGGAGGTAAGACCGTGAAACGCTTCGCCGCCGGCCTGTCCGTGGCCGCGCTCGTCGCCCTGTCCGTGCCCGCCACGGCTGACGCGGGCTTCGGGACCAACGTCCGCTTCGCCACCTTCAACGCTTCGCTGAACCGCGCGGCCGCCGGGCAGCTGGTGACCGACCTCTCGACGCCGGGCAACGCCCAGGCGCAGAAGGTCGCCGAGGTCGTGCAGCGCAACCGCGCCGACGTCCAGCTGATCAACGAGTTCGACTACGTGCCGGGCAACCGGGCCGCGGACCTGTTCCGCAGGAACTACCTGGCCGTGGGCCAGCACGGCGCGCGGCCGATCGACTACCCGTACGCCTACACGGCGCCGGTCAACACGGGCGTGCCGACGGGCTTCGACCTCGACCGCGACGGCACGATCGGCCTCGGCAACGACGCCCAGGGCTTCGGCACGTTCGAGGGCCAGTACGGACTGCTCGTGCTGTCGAAGTACCCGATCGACCTCGCGCACGTCCGGACGTTCCAGAAGTTCTTGTGGAAGGACATGCCGGGCGCGCTGCTCCCGGACGACCCGGCCACGCCGGCGCCGCACGATTGGTACAGCCCGGCCGAGCTGACCGTGCTGCGGCTGTCGTCGAAGTCGCACTGGGACCTGCCGCTGAAGATCGGCCGCTCGACGGTGCACTTCCTGGTTTCCCACCCGACGCCGCCGAGCTTCGACGGCCCGGAGGACCGCAACGGCACCCGCAACAACGACGAGATCCGCTTCTGGGCCGACTACGTGACGCCGGGCAAGGGCGGCTACATCTACGACGACCACGGCCACCGCGGCGGCCTGGGCGCCGCGGAGCGCTTCGTGGTGGCGGGTGACAACAACTCCGACCCGCTCGACGGCGACAGCGTCCCGGGCGCGATCGAGCAGCTGCTGAACGCGCGTCGCGTGATCGAGACGCACCCGGGCAGCCGCGGCGCGGTACTGGCGTCCCAGGCCCAGGGCGGCGCCAACGCCGGCCAGAAGAGCGACCCGTTCTTCGACACGGGCGACTTCAACGACGTCGCACCGGGCAACCTGCGGACGGACTACGTGCTGCCGTCGAAGGGCCTGCTGCCGTGGTACGCGGAGGTGTTCTGGCCGGTGCCGTCCGACCCCCTGTCCCGGCTGAACGACGCCTCCGACCACCACTTGGTCCGCGTGGACGTCCTGGTGCCACTACGGTGAGATCATGCGGATCGCGATTCTCGACGACTACCAGGACGTCGCCCTGACCTTCGGTGACTGGGACTCGCTCAAGGCGGACATCACGGTCTTCACCGAGCCCCTCACCGACGTCGCCGAGCAGCTCCGGGGCTTCGAATGCGTGGTCGCGATGCGGGAGCGCACCCGGTTCCCCGCCGAGGTGCTCGACCGCCTGCCCGACCTGAAGCTGCTGGTCAGCACCGGCCCGCGCAACGCGGCCATCGACGTCGCCGCCGCGCGGCGCAACGGCGTCGTCGTGTCGAAGACCGGCTACCTCGGCGAGCCGACCGCCGAGCACACCTGGGCGCTGATCCTCGCCGCGTCGCGGAACCTGCCGCAGGAGTTCCGGAACATGCGCGAAGGCGGCTGGCAGACGACCGTCGGGACCATGCTGCACGGCAAGACGCTCGGCCTGCTCGGCCTCGGCCGGCTCGGGGCCGGCGCGGCGAAGATCGGGCAGGTCTTCGGCATGGAGACGATCGCCTGGAGCCAGAACCTGACGCAGGAGAAGGCCGATCCGCACGGCGTCACCGCGGTGTCCAAGGAGGAGCTGTTCGCCCGCTCGGACGTGCTGTCGATCCACCTCGTGCTCAGCGGGCGCACCCGCGGCCTGGTCGGCGCGGCCGAGCTCGCCGCGATGAAGCCGTCCGCCTTGCTGGTGAACACCTCACGCGGCCCGATCGTCGACGAAGCCGCGCTGGTGGACGCGTTGCGCCGCAAGGAGATCCGGGCGGCGGCGCTGGACGTCTACGACGTCGAGCCGTTCCCGGCCGACCATCCACTGAGGACGATGGACAACGCGGTCCTGACACCGCACCTCGGGTTCGTCGCCCGTGAGACCTACGAGATCTTCTACGGCGACGCCGTCGAGGACATCGCGGCCTACCAGGCCGGGGACCCGATCCGCGTCATGACCGAGTAAGGCGTGCGGCCCGCCGGGGCCCGAGGTCCCCGCACCGGCCCGGCGGCGGGCCCGCACGAGAACCATGAGACCACCCGCGGGGCACGCCGGGCAGGGTCTTTGGACCCTGCCGCCGTCGTCCGTTCGACTGAACGACAGGTTCTCGCTGGTCGTGAGTGAGAAACAGGGTTAGAACACGGTTTCTCACTCACGAGAACGGGACCGCGTCCGGCGCGCAGGTGGTGCCCTCGGCCGGCGCCGCCAGGTCCGTGGTGTACCGCACGACGGCCGCCGAGGCGCACGCGCTCGGCGCGTCCAGCGACGTGTGGCCGTACCCGTCGACGACCAGCACCCGGCCGTCGCCCAGTTCGGCCGCCGTCGCCTGGGCGTTGTGCAGCGGCGTCGCGGGATCGAACCGGTTGTTCAGCACCAGGATCGGGTTCTTGCGCGCTCGGTTCCACGGGCCCGTGTACCGGTCGTCGTCGTGCGCGGGCCAGCCGACGCACTGGGCCATCGAGAACACCGAGCCCAGCCCGAAGTACGGCTGACGCGCGCTTTCCCGAGCGGCTAGCGCCGCATAGTCCGCGGGCGACGCCGGGTTGTCGCTGTCGACGCACTGGACGGCCAGGAACGCGGGGGAGTGCGTCGGCACGTACGGGTCGAGTACCGGCGAAGCGGCACCGGAATCGGACGGCATCGCCGCGAGCGTCTGCGCGAGCCGTTTCCACCGGCCGGACTGGTACAGCGCGCTGTCGACGGTCTTCATCAGGGAGCCCACGCCCGTGCCACGCGACGCCCGCGCGAAGACCCCGGCGAACTTCGCCTTCGGGTCACCGCCGGAGAACGCGCACTTCGGCCCGGCCGCGGCACACACCGCGAAGAACTGGTCGAGCTCCTGTTGCTGCGCTCCGGCGACGTCGGCGCGGACGTCGACCGGCTCCTTCTCCTGCCCCGGTTTCCCGGTGGCGTTCGCGACCAGGTCGAGCGTGCCGTCGAGGGTCATCGCGCGGACCTTGTCCGGGAACAGGTTCGCGTACGTGCCCCCCAGGTACGTGCCGTAGGAGTAGCCGTAGAAGTTCAGTGTGGCGTCGCCGACGGCCTGGCGCAGCAGCTCCAGGTCCCGGGCCACGTTCGCCGTCGACAGGTGGCTCAGCAGTGCACCCGAGCCGGCCGCGCACGCCTTGCCCGGCGCCGCGCTCGCCGCGAAGAACGCGTCCGGCTGCCGCAGCGGCGAACCCGGGGCGGGCGCGTGGTCCGCGCCGGGGCAGCTGACCGGGGCGGACCCGCCGATCCCGCGCGGGTCGAAGCTCACCAGGTCGAACCGGGCCCGCAGCTCGTCGGGGTAGCGGTCGGCGAACCGCGTCAGCTCGCCGACGCCGTCGGTGCCCGGGCCGCCGAAGTTGAAGAACAGCGAGCCGAGCCGCCGGCCCGGGTCGCCCGCCGGCAGCCGGATCACCGAGAGCGTGATCGCGGTGCCCTTCGGCTCGCGGTAGCTCAGCGGCACGGACGCGGCCGCGCACTGGAACTTGCCGTGGCAGGGCGTCCAGCGCAGCGCCGGCACGGCGGCGCCGTTCGTGCCGAGCGCCGGCGGGGCCTCGGCGGCGGCCGGGGACGGCGCCGGGGGCGCGGGTGCGGCCTGGGGCGCGCTGCAGGCGGCGAGCAGGAGCAGCAGCGCGGCGAGGAGCGGCTTCACGCGCTCAATTCCGCCAGGACGGCGTCGGTGTAGCGCGGCCAGACCTCGGCGGCCCAGGGGCCGAACGCGCGGTCGGTCAGCGCGACGCAGGCCGCGCCCGCGTCCGGGTCGACCCAGAGGAACGTGCCGGACTGGCCGAAGTGCCCGAAGGTGCGCGGCGAGCTGTTCGCGCCGGTCCAGTGCGGGCTCTTGTGGTCGCGGATTTCGAAGCCGAGGCCCCAGTCGTTGGGCTTCTGGTGCCCGAATCCGGGCAGCACCCCGGACAGGCCGGGGAAGACGACGTTCGTCGCCTCCGCGACGGTGGCCGGGTCCAGCAGCTTGGGCGACTGCAGCTCGGCGGCGAACGCGGCCAGGTCGTCCACAGTGGACACCGCGCCGGACGCGGGGGACCCCTCGAGCGCCGTGCTCGTCATGCCGAGCGGGCCGAACAGCGCTTCGGCCTGGTACTGCGCGAACGGGATGCCGGAGTGCTCGGCCAGCGCGTCGGCCAGTTGCTCGAACCCGGCGTTGGAGTAGAGCCGCCGCGTGCCCGGCTCGGCCATGGCCTTGTGCGCGTCGAAGGCGAGCCCCGAGGTGTGGGCGAGCAGGTGCCGCACGGTCGAGCCGCCGGGGCCGGCCGGGGTGTCGAGCTCGACGACACCCTCTTCGACGGCGATGAGCGCGGCGTAGGCGGTCAGCGGCTTGGTGACCGAGGCCAGCCGGAACTTCCTCGCGGTGTCGCCGTGGCTGCCCGCGACGCTCCCGTCCGCCGTCACCACGGCCGTCGCGGCGTTGTCCACCGGCCACTCGTCGATCAGGCGCACGCTGTCCATGCGTCCACCCTACGAAACGCCCCTCTGCTCCGGTCTCCGGCCCTGAGGTCAGCCGGGATCCGTGCCTCCGTCTTCAGTCAAGCCAGCCCCGTGCGGCCGCGCGCGTCCCGGCCTCGAAACGGCTCTTCGCGCCGAGACGTTCCATGAGGCCGGCCATGATCCGGCGCACGGTGCGCAGCGAAACGCCGAGCCGGCGGCCGGCCATTTCGTCGGTCAGTCCTTGTGAGAGCAGCGCCAGTAGTTCCCGCTCCTGACCGGTCACCCCCGCGTCGTCTCGAGGTGGTTCCGCGCCGAATGGGATGGCGCTCAGCCACAGGTGTTCGAAGAAGGCCGTGAGCATCTCGACCACGCTGCGCGTCGTGAGCTCGATGGCGCCGACCCGGCTGTGCTCGGGATCCAGCGGGAGCAGTGCGACTTCCCGGTCGACCACGAGCAGCCGCGCGGGCAGTGTCGGTCTGGTCCGGACCTCTCCGCCGCGGCTGGTGAGCCAGTTCGCGTACCTGCACGTCGGTGGGTCGTTGCGAAGGCTGTCCAGGTAGATCGTCCGAACGGTCACGCCACGATTGAGCGCGGCGTCGTTCAACGGGCTGCCGGCGGCGATGCTCTCGGGCGTCTGAGCGCCGGCGGGGACGAACGAGAGACATTCGGCGGTTGCCCGGTGGGCCAGCACCTCGATCCGGGTCTGGATCTCGTCGATGCCGATCAGCTGGTCGATTTCCATGCGGGGTGCGGTGGTCTGGAGGGTGGCGATCAGGTCGGACACCGCCGCGTGACTTTCGGTGAGTTCTTGCTGGCTGCGGTGCAGCTCGGCCTGGCGGCCCCGAATCAGCGACAACAGCCCGAATTCCGGGTCGAC
This genomic window from Amycolatopsis mongoliensis contains:
- a CDS encoding TetR/AcrR family transcriptional regulator, with protein sequence MAKSEETRSLIVTTAMRLFTENGYDRTTMRAIAAGAGVSVGNAYYYFSSKEQLIQGFYDEIARQHLDAARARIGGETAFAARLKTVLLCWLDIAEPHHRFGTQFFVNAADPESPLSPFSDDSSAAREASIGLMREVVDGSDVKLDPELRDQLPELLWLYQMGVVLFWVHDRSAGQKRSRMLVERSVPLIARLAALSRLRVFRPVSREIVDLIQDLAKKD
- a CDS encoding alpha/beta hydrolase, with the translated sequence MKPLLAALLLLLAACSAPQAAPAPPAPSPAAAEAPPALGTNGAAVPALRWTPCHGKFQCAAASVPLSYREPKGTAITLSVIRLPAGDPGRRLGSLFFNFGGPGTDGVGELTRFADRYPDELRARFDLVSFDPRGIGGSAPVSCPGADHAPAPGSPLRQPDAFFAASAAPGKACAAGSGALLSHLSTANVARDLELLRQAVGDATLNFYGYSYGTYLGGTYANLFPDKVRAMTLDGTLDLVANATGKPGQEKEPVDVRADVAGAQQQELDQFFAVCAAAGPKCAFSGGDPKAKFAGVFARASRGTGVGSLMKTVDSALYQSGRWKRLAQTLAAMPSDSGAASPVLDPYVPTHSPAFLAVQCVDSDNPASPADYAALAARESARQPYFGLGSVFSMAQCVGWPAHDDDRYTGPWNRARKNPILVLNNRFDPATPLHNAQATAAELGDGRVLVVDGYGHTSLDAPSACASAAVVRYTTDLAAPAEGTTCAPDAVPFS
- a CDS encoding GrpB family protein → MTSQEALSEDEIETGWVAGEAPQLNSTVTLVDYDPEWPRLFEREAERIRGVLGEQVLVLEHVGSTSVPGLCAKPCVDILLEVPDSDDEDAYLPALVAAGYRLVIREPDWEKHRCFKGPDTNINLHVYSPGNGQTPRYRLFRDRLRSHPEELALYAAKKRELGSREWKYIQQYADAKTEVVEEIIGRARAEQYDGYSEAYAEHAEKSITNAYYDRPAIVDLAGDVEGLSVLDVGCAAGHLSALLAERGAGVLGIDSSAGMVAVAREKFGDVARFEQVDVSRPLELPDASIDVITASLVLHYLPDWGPTLSEFRRVLKPGGALVFSVHHPGEDWRWFDKDDYFQLELLEDDFGLDGKPHPVRFYRRPLSWTFQAVRDAGFAVDRLVEPMPSPEAAELDPKWAANLRTKPRFLYFRAVSPS
- a CDS encoding shikimate dehydrogenase; amino-acid sequence: MLGKPVAHSLSPVLHGAAFAALGLTGWTYERIETSAEELPGLVAGLGPEWAGLSVTMPGKRAALDHADEVTSRAAAVGAANTLVHTAKGWLADCTDVDGVTGALRVAGGYEPSPADTAVVLGAGGTAAAAVVGLAALGVRQVRLVVRDPARAAETLDAAKRASLDVDVLRWSDADFAALGSAAVLVNTVPPDAVLPHVADLAAIAHVLDVIYHPWPTPLAEAVAARGGRLATGLDMLLHQAFGQAEHFTGRPAPRAAMRDALRAATGNMLPLPID
- a CDS encoding helix-turn-helix domain-containing protein — protein: MLKPFGVDSTAEAVYRTMIFHRDWNVGEIAGALELPESDVRAALDRLADLALVRQSLETPGSLRPVDPEFGLLSLIRGRQAELHRSQQELTESHAAVSDLIATLQTTAPRMEIDQLIGIDEIQTRIEVLAHRATAECLSFVPAGAQTPESIAAGSPLNDAALNRGVTVRTIYLDSLRNDPPTCRYANWLTSRGGEVRTRPTLPARLLVVDREVALLPLDPEHSRVGAIELTTRSVVEMLTAFFEHLWLSAIPFGAEPPRDDAGVTGQERELLALLSQGLTDEMAGRRLGVSLRTVRRIMAGLMERLGAKSRFEAGTRAAARGWLD
- a CDS encoding serine hydrolase domain-containing protein, whose translation is MDSVRLIDEWPVDNAATAVVTADGSVAGSHGDTARKFRLASVTKPLTAYAALIAVEEGVVELDTPAGPGGSTVRHLLAHTSGLAFDAHKAMAEPGTRRLYSNAGFEQLADALAEHSGIPFAQYQAEALFGPLGMTSTALEGSPASGAVSTVDDLAAFAAELQSPKLLDPATVAEATNVVFPGLSGVLPGFGHQKPNDWGLGFEIRDHKSPHWTGANSSPRTFGHFGQSGTFLWVDPDAGAACVALTDRAFGPWAAEVWPRYTDAVLAELSA
- a CDS encoding endonuclease/exonuclease/phosphatase family protein — protein: MKRFAAGLSVAALVALSVPATADAGFGTNVRFATFNASLNRAAAGQLVTDLSTPGNAQAQKVAEVVQRNRADVQLINEFDYVPGNRAADLFRRNYLAVGQHGARPIDYPYAYTAPVNTGVPTGFDLDRDGTIGLGNDAQGFGTFEGQYGLLVLSKYPIDLAHVRTFQKFLWKDMPGALLPDDPATPAPHDWYSPAELTVLRLSSKSHWDLPLKIGRSTVHFLVSHPTPPSFDGPEDRNGTRNNDEIRFWADYVTPGKGGYIYDDHGHRGGLGAAERFVVAGDNNSDPLDGDSVPGAIEQLLNARRVIETHPGSRGAVLASQAQGGANAGQKSDPFFDTGDFNDVAPGNLRTDYVLPSKGLLPWYAEVFWPVPSDPLSRLNDASDHHLVRVDVLVPLR
- a CDS encoding D-2-hydroxyacid dehydrogenase family protein; translated protein: MRIAILDDYQDVALTFGDWDSLKADITVFTEPLTDVAEQLRGFECVVAMRERTRFPAEVLDRLPDLKLLVSTGPRNAAIDVAAARRNGVVVSKTGYLGEPTAEHTWALILAASRNLPQEFRNMREGGWQTTVGTMLHGKTLGLLGLGRLGAGAAKIGQVFGMETIAWSQNLTQEKADPHGVTAVSKEELFARSDVLSIHLVLSGRTRGLVGAAELAAMKPSALLVNTSRGPIVDEAALVDALRRKEIRAAALDVYDVEPFPADHPLRTMDNAVLTPHLGFVARETYEIFYGDAVEDIAAYQAGDPIRVMTE
- the mltG gene encoding endolytic transglycosylase MltG, whose protein sequence is MNDQPPESPRGRRRLREPGPATPPPSRPAPRRADPHDPHASGYQELPQPSRHSGSHELPQPSRRARPEAGYDPRPAAPPSGRRRRLEPPGTLPPADDEFDVQAQQAAPARAARARHGLDEGAADGPAPRRRRAAPEPGDPGEPRRRRPAPAPVPEDEAPRRRRVAPEPEERGEAHRRRPSPEELGEADAARRHQAMLDLEEAAEAQAARLRGAPDDEGQVPRRPRGASDEVADLARFRAEAAEPPPGRRRAVPDPAEAAGSRRRRAAPDPDDDGDARRRRAALDPEAAVDPRLGAPEPPRRSVQPGDRSVGVPEPGAEPPRRRRPPPPPAREEPVTDIIPAQAPPPPAEPAHEEPEEFFAEDDEYAEYDDYDEYADDYEYEDEAEYEDDYEEEPKKPRKKKGKRALGWVAALVVIVLLAGGAYYGFNKIFGYDDFEGAGDGDVLFQVDDGDSTSAIGAKLATAGVVASGKAFVKAGEDNPKLARIQHGFYVMKSHMSGASAVDRITDTAARVGQLEIRPYTQFDDITQPDGKVTPGVYSLMAKASCAQINGKSTCVTTDDLRKVVDGADLKTLGVPDWAIEPANKADRKDRRLEGLIAPGLYDVRPGATAQEIIGQLVRSSTEAIQNAGLSPQSTGPGMTPYQTLIIASIIEREAVKADFGKLSRVIYNRLAINMRLQMDSTVNYVLDRPTLATDDGDREKAGAYNTYKIAGLTPTPISVPSPDAIQAAVHPAAGDWVYFVKCEKNGLSCFAVSFDDHRKNVNLAKERGVF